GCAATAATCAATTAAAGCAAAACGATACCCCGACTGAACCCCGACAAAGCGGCTTTGCGGGACAGGCAGTTGCGGTGCCAGGCGGCTTGCCAATTGCTGCTCACGAAAGGCGGCATCCTGGTCGCGCAGGTAAATGCGAAGGACATACACCGGCTCATGCTCGCGACGGATAAGAATAGAGCAATTGGCGCATCCGCCGCCAAGCCGCTCCCAACGGTAGCGTTTCCTGTCAGGCAAGGCCTCAGAGACCATCGCGTCGATAACAGCATTAGGCAGGACAACAGCTTGTCCTGCCGCTTCCCAATCGGCTTTAAAAATCATGCGATTCCAATCCGCCTGCACGAAGGCCGGTTTTTTTGATTAAATTGAACACAATTTTAGCTTAAAAAAACAACAATTACTCCCCCTGAGGCAAGAATAATGCTATAGTACGGCACTGATTTTATACGCAATTCCCCTTGCCGGAACTGTGCGTAATTACACTAACCTGCTAGTATTAGCAGTCTTGTCAGCATTTATCGAAAGGTCAAGTGAATGAAGTTGAGTGGTTTGATTGGTATGGTTTGGGCAGTATTATCAGGGTGTTCCATGGCAGCAAATGAAAAAATAATTTATGGCTATGTCGAGAAAGCAACACTGGTAGAAAAAAATCTGATGCTGTCGGCCAAACTGGATACCGGAGCGAAATCGGCCTCTTTAAGCGCAATCAACATTCAGGAATTTGAAAAAGACGGCAAATCTTACCTGCGCTACATTGTCCCCAGCAAAATAGGCAATGTGGAATTCACTTCGGAATACATCGGCAAAGTCAAAATCAAAGTGCGTGCCGGGGAGCGACACGAGGGCATCTCCAAAATCGCGCCTATCAAACGCCCTGTCGTGCTTATCCGGATTAAAATCGGCGAAAGGGAACGCCTTATCGCGGTCAATTTAACTAACCGCAAACGCTTCAATTACCCTTTATTATTGGGACGTGACGCCATTAAAGCCTTCGATGGTTTAGTCGATCCCAGCTTAGCTTTTACTATTAAAACCGAAAAAGTTGAACCAAAATGAAATCAAACAAACGCCATGTGTATGGCCTGATCATCTCGCTGTTTGTCATTGGCCTCGGCCTTTTTTTCTACCGTCACCTGGCGCTGGATGTTCCCCTTACCGATACTGAAACTGTCAACAGCTGGATGGTCGAAGCGAATTTACGCTTTGTAGCCAATCGCAATACGCCGGTCAAAGCCAATTTTGTTATCCCTTACATGCCCCCTTATTTTGCCATTCTCGACGAATATTTTGTCTCCCATAATTACGGGGTCACCACCAATTTAAGCGGCTTTAATCGTCAAACAGTCTGGTCGCTGCGTCGTGGCAGCGGTGCGCAGTCACTGTATTACCGCGCCATTTTCCGTGAAACAGACGGCAATGAATCCAGTCTGGGCAAACCGCCCATCGTCAAAGCCCAACCCCTGGCCGAAAACCAGAAGTCGGCTGTGGATACCATTACCACCTTGGT
This region of Legionella taurinensis genomic DNA includes:
- a CDS encoding ATP-dependent zinc protease family protein yields the protein MAANEKIIYGYVEKATLVEKNLMLSAKLDTGAKSASLSAINIQEFEKDGKSYLRYIVPSKIGNVEFTSEYIGKVKIKVRAGERHEGISKIAPIKRPVVLIRIKIGERERLIAVNLTNRKRFNYPLLLGRDAIKAFDGLVDPSLAFTIKTEKVEPK